DNA from Deltaproteobacteria bacterium:
TCTCGATGTCGAGCTGGGTGAACTCGGGCTGCCGGTCCATGCGCAGGTCCTCGTCCCGGAAGCAGCGCACGATCTGGAAATACCGGTCCACCCCTCCCACCATGAGGATCTGCTTGAAGAGCTGGGGCGACTGGGGCAGCGCGTAGAACTTGCCCGGGTGCATGCGGCTGGGCACCAGGTAGTCGCGCGCACCCTCGGGCGTGCTCTTGGTGAGCACGGGCGTCTCCACCTCCATGAACGACAGGCCGTTCAGGTGATCGCGGATGGCGGACAGCATGCGGTGGCGGATCTCCAGGGGGCGCAGGCTGCGCGGACGCCGCAGGTCGAGGTAGCGGTAGCGAAAGCGGCTGGTCTCGGTGGGCTCGACTTCATCATCGATGGGGAACGGCGGTACGCGCGAAGGGTTGAGGACCCGCAACTCCCGCGCCATCAGCTCTACCGCGCCGGTGGAGATGTTGGGGTTCACGTTTTCCTCGGTCCGGTGCACCAGGGTTCCGCGCACCGCCAGCACGTCCTCGGAGCGCACCCGCTTGGCCTTGTCGTGGGCCTCGGGCGTCACCTCGGGGTTCAGCACCACCTGGACCACGCCGGAGCGGTCCCTGAGGTCGATGAAGAGAAGACCGCCGTGGTCCCGCACGGACTGGGTCCAGCC
Protein-coding regions in this window:
- a CDS encoding OB-fold nucleic acid binding domain-containing protein is translated as MGDWQRSCPCGEPGAGDVGRELTLMGWTQSVRDHGGLLFIDLRDRSGVVQVVLNPEVTPEAHDKAKRVRSEDVLAVRGTLVHRTEENVNPNISTGAVELMARELRVLNPSRVPPFPIDDEVEPTETSRFRYRYLDLRRPRSLRPLEIRHRMLSAIRDHLNGLSFMEVETPVLTKSTPEGARDYLVPSRMHPGKFYALPQSPQLFKQILMVGGVDRYFQIVRCFRDEDLRMDRQPEFTQLDIE